The Desulfonatronum lacustre DSM 10312 region TTGGGGGCGATGGCGGTTGCTCCTTCAGATGCAAGTCACTCAATTAGCCGAGATCATTAAACGTGGCGTGTCCAGTGTCTTCAAGGACTGGGAGCCGGTCATCGCGACAGGCGCGGAGTGCTTCGATGTCCGCCGAAACAATGATGGCCAGATGCTTCGTGATCTGCTCAACGGGCCAGTCCCACCAGGCAATGGCTTCGAGTTCCGCGACGACCTCGGGAGAAAAGCGCCGCCTGATCTGCCTTGCCGGATTTCCTCCGACGACCGTGTACGCGGGAACGTCGGAAGCAACCACGGAGCACGCGGCGATGATCGCGCCGTTGCCGATCTGTACTCCCGGCATGACCAAGCTGTCGTATCCGATCCAAACATCGTTCCCAACCACCGTATCGCCTTTGTACGGCTCGTCGTCCCGGTCCGGTCCCGTGTCCCAGCCGTTGCCGAAAATTTGGAAGGGATACGTGGAGAACCCCGAAAGCTTGTGGTTCGCCCCGTTCATGATGAACTTTACACCACAAGCCAAGGCGCAGAACTTCCCTATGACCAGTCGGTCGCCCATGAACGGGAAATGATAGAGCACGTTGCGCTCAAAGTTCTCCGAATCGTCCGGATCATCGTAATACGTGTAGTCCCCGATGACGATGTTCGGATTCGTCACCGTGTTTTTGATGAAGCAGACCCGCGGAAATCCTTCCATTGGATGTTTTGTTGATGGATGTGGCCCGTTCACGGTGTTTTCCCTTGTTGTGGTTGAGCGTTTTCCAGTTCCGGAATGCTCCCTGGGGCCAGCTGCCTAGGCTACTCCGCTCCCTTCCTCGTCTCAACCATGCCCGCGATCACGCCTTCCAGCTTCCGGTTGAACGCTTCAGGCTCGGCCATGTGCAAAAAGTGGTCGGTCCCTTCAATGATCACTACATCGAAGGAATGGATATGGTGACGGTTGGCCTCCACGTTGGTCGGCCAGAGGTCCGCGTTGATCGCCACGATGGGCAACTCGAACCCGTCGAAGGCGGAAAGCGCGACGCCGCTGACCACGTCCGAAAGCATGTGTTCCATGGCGCTGAGAGCCACTTTCGGCGGCGCGGCCGACATGTCCGCCACCACCCAGTCGCGCAGGACAGGATCCGTCTTCTCGATGAACATCTGCCGCACGAATTGGGCCGCCCCGGCGGGGAAGTCGGGCTGGAGCAATCCCATCCAGGAATCGAATTCCTCCCGCGTCATCGGGTGGGAGACGTCATGAAAGGTATCCACCCCAATGGCCCCGATCACCCTGCCCGGCATCAGCCGAGCTGCCGCCACGCTTACAGGCCCGCCCATGGAATGCCCGATCAGGATCACCTGCTCGGCCCCCACTTCCTCGACCACGGCCTGGACATCCTCGCCAAAGGCGTCCATGGCGTAGTCCTCGCGTCCCAGCCCGGAATGCCCATGTCCCGCCAGGTCGATCACCACGACCCGATGATTTTTCGAGAAGTGCGGGACCTGCATCCGCCAGTAACGCCCATCGCAACTCCAGCCATGCACGAACACCAGAGTCGGTTCGCCGGTCCCATGCACCTCATAGGAGATCGGCACCCCATCGGCTGATCCAACCATGCCCGGCCAAACCGAATCCGCCAGTACCTGGGCGTTCAGCATGGAAAGCAGAAAGCAGGATAAAACGGCACCAAACAGCAAATTCTTGATCTTCATTATGTCCTCCAAATGGATGATTGACGGGTGATTCCGTATCATAGCCCAGGGTTGCGGCGTCCACGCCCCCGCTGACGCTACCCTGGGTCAGGGTCCGGCATTCCACCCACAAACCCGGCAGCTCATATCTGAGTGTTGAAAAAGTCCTTATCCGGCAGTCCGTTCAAAAACCCCAAGTGCAAGGAGCAAAAAAAGTTCAAGGTCGAAGCGTATTTATTCATACGTGAGAGTTTGAACTTTTTGCAGCGACGCAGCAATTGGGAGTTTTTCAACGGACTGATATGTCCGAAACGCATATTGAGCCATCCTTATTTCATTATGGGGGCGTAAAAAAGCCCCTCTGTATCGTTCGCCAGAATGACCGAGGGGCTT contains the following coding sequences:
- a CDS encoding Vat family streptogramin A O-acetyltransferase, producing the protein MNGPHPSTKHPMEGFPRVCFIKNTVTNPNIVIGDYTYYDDPDDSENFERNVLYHFPFMGDRLVIGKFCALACGVKFIMNGANHKLSGFSTYPFQIFGNGWDTGPDRDDEPYKGDTVVGNDVWIGYDSLVMPGVQIGNGAIIAACSVVASDVPAYTVVGGNPARQIRRRFSPEVVAELEAIAWWDWPVEQITKHLAIIVSADIEALRACRDDRLPVLEDTGHATFNDLG
- a CDS encoding alpha/beta fold hydrolase; protein product: MKIKNLLFGAVLSCFLLSMLNAQVLADSVWPGMVGSADGVPISYEVHGTGEPTLVFVHGWSCDGRYWRMQVPHFSKNHRVVVIDLAGHGHSGLGREDYAMDAFGEDVQAVVEEVGAEQVILIGHSMGGPVSVAAARLMPGRVIGAIGVDTFHDVSHPMTREEFDSWMGLLQPDFPAGAAQFVRQMFIEKTDPVLRDWVVADMSAAPPKVALSAMEHMLSDVVSGVALSAFDGFELPIVAINADLWPTNVEANRHHIHSFDVVIIEGTDHFLHMAEPEAFNRKLEGVIAGMVETRKGAE